In Synechococcus sp. KORDI-52, one genomic interval encodes:
- the ppk2 gene encoding polyphosphate kinase 2 encodes MSQSSDHDVTAVLEAIDHYSDGDLDRPQELMLELQEGFSNKHKRLNKQVYEKELAKLQTELVKMQYWVKATGFRMIVLFEGRDAAGKGGSIKRLTEPLNPRGCRVVALGTPSEHQKSQWYFQRYVEHFPSAGEIVVFDRSWYNRAGVEKVMGFATPEQVEQFYVSCPQFEQMLVQDGILLLKYWFSINDDEQEKRFQERIDNEERRWKMSPMDIESRNRWVEYSKAKDTMFSKTHIPEAPWFTVEANDKRRARLNCLRHILSKVPYEDMTPPPIKMPKRPKQGSYKRPPFNEQFFVPNNYPYKD; translated from the coding sequence ATGAGCCAATCAAGCGACCACGACGTCACGGCTGTTCTTGAGGCCATCGATCACTACAGCGATGGAGATCTCGATCGTCCGCAGGAGCTCATGCTGGAACTGCAGGAGGGTTTTTCCAACAAACACAAACGACTGAACAAACAGGTCTACGAAAAGGAGTTGGCCAAACTCCAGACGGAACTGGTCAAGATGCAGTACTGGGTGAAAGCGACGGGCTTTCGCATGATCGTCCTGTTTGAAGGCCGGGATGCCGCAGGCAAAGGAGGATCGATCAAACGGCTGACGGAACCGTTGAACCCAAGGGGCTGTCGGGTGGTTGCCCTCGGCACGCCATCAGAGCATCAGAAAAGCCAGTGGTATTTCCAACGCTATGTGGAGCATTTCCCCAGTGCTGGAGAAATCGTTGTCTTCGATCGGAGCTGGTACAACAGGGCCGGGGTGGAAAAGGTGATGGGCTTCGCCACTCCCGAACAGGTGGAGCAGTTCTATGTGTCCTGCCCGCAGTTTGAACAAATGCTGGTGCAGGACGGAATTCTGCTGCTGAAATACTGGTTCTCAATCAATGATGACGAACAGGAAAAGCGTTTTCAGGAACGGATTGATAACGAAGAGCGACGCTGGAAGATGAGTCCGATGGACATCGAGTCACGCAATCGCTGGGTGGAGTACTCAAAGGCGAAAGACACCATGTTTTCTAAAACGCACATCCCAGAAGCTCCATGGTTCACGGTGGAAGCCAACGACAAACGTCGTGCTCGTCTGAATTGCCTGCGCCATATCCTCAGCAAAGTGCCCTATGAAGACATGACACCACCACCGATCAAAATGCCAAAACGCCCCAAGCAGGGCAGCTACAAGCGCCCTCCCTTTAACGAACAGTTCTTTGTTCCCAACAACTATCCCTACAAGGATTAA
- a CDS encoding ATP-binding protein — MPGQRGLTRGLARFGAWGTALLASWMLALLLLQVLFGRQLERIQTQQLGRDLALNVRLTELTLERYPPALISELTGLELRVGDQPAGPSRETQASAQRRQDLQQVLCSRLMQCPELRPAPSRTGTPEVWIELFSPLEPVWLRTPLPMARAWPPQPMLLLLALVSAVVMTGVLYLLLDVARPLRKLEDAVSRVGEDINRDPVAEQGAPEVRRISRRFNAMVRRLADGERERATMLAGIAHDLRAPLTRLQFRLSMPELKSEERAHCQSDLDALERITGQFLMYAGGGDREACVDCPLDQWLAETVAGQPKEQLQLQLTSVHLRIRPVALGRAVSNLVDNAFSHGTAPVVVRLRRTGAEVTIEVWDQGQGIPASAWERALQPFQRLDSARGRQGHCGLGLAIVNHVVRTHAGRIGFRQGNGDPGRFAVIITLPSQETKQPEIP; from the coding sequence ATGCCAGGACAACGGGGGCTGACACGGGGGCTGGCTCGTTTCGGTGCCTGGGGTACGGCCCTGCTGGCCAGCTGGATGCTGGCCCTGCTGCTGCTTCAGGTGCTGTTCGGCCGACAACTGGAACGGATTCAAACGCAGCAGTTGGGACGCGATCTGGCGTTGAACGTGCGACTCACCGAATTGACCCTGGAGCGCTATCCCCCCGCCCTGATCAGCGAGCTCACCGGTCTGGAGCTCCGGGTCGGTGATCAACCAGCGGGGCCAAGTCGAGAAACGCAGGCATCAGCCCAGCGTCGCCAGGACCTCCAGCAGGTGCTCTGCTCTCGCTTGATGCAATGCCCTGAGCTCCGGCCGGCACCCAGCAGAACCGGCACGCCGGAGGTTTGGATTGAGCTCTTTTCTCCACTGGAACCGGTCTGGCTGCGCACTCCTCTGCCGATGGCACGCGCCTGGCCACCGCAACCGATGCTCCTGCTGCTCGCTCTGGTGAGCGCGGTGGTGATGACCGGAGTGCTGTATCTGCTGCTCGATGTCGCCCGTCCACTTCGCAAGCTTGAAGACGCGGTCTCCCGTGTGGGCGAAGACATCAACCGCGATCCTGTCGCTGAACAAGGAGCTCCTGAGGTCCGACGCATCTCGCGACGCTTCAACGCCATGGTGCGACGGCTCGCTGACGGCGAACGGGAACGCGCCACGATGCTGGCTGGAATCGCCCACGATCTACGGGCACCCCTGACGCGGCTGCAGTTCCGCTTGTCCATGCCGGAGCTGAAGTCCGAGGAACGTGCGCACTGCCAAAGCGATCTTGATGCACTCGAGCGCATCACGGGCCAGTTTCTGATGTACGCCGGAGGCGGTGACCGGGAAGCGTGCGTGGACTGTCCACTGGATCAGTGGCTGGCCGAAACCGTGGCAGGGCAGCCCAAGGAGCAGCTGCAACTGCAACTCACGTCGGTACATTTGCGGATTCGACCGGTGGCCTTGGGCCGCGCCGTCAGCAACCTGGTCGACAATGCCTTCAGCCATGGCACAGCACCGGTTGTTGTTCGGCTGCGCCGCACAGGAGCGGAGGTGACGATTGAGGTCTGGGATCAGGGTCAAGGGATCCCCGCCAGCGCATGGGAACGTGCCCTACAACCGTTTCAACGCCTCGATTCAGCACGAGGCCGCCAAGGCCATTGCGGTCTGGGGCTGGCCATCGTGAACCATGTGGTCCGCACCCACGCCGGGAGGATCGGTTTCCGGCAGGGGAACGGTGATCCAGGACGCTTTGCCGTGATCATCACCCTCCCGTCTCAAGAGACAAAACAGCCCGAAATTCCGTAA
- a CDS encoding response regulator, with protein sequence MAKNTMIWVVDDDPELRKMVGTYLIDQGYEVRSLCDVKQFEARLECQRPDLVVLDLMLPGDDGLTALRRLRDAGDDLPVVMLTARADGVDRIIGLEQGADDYLAKPFLPRELTARIEAVLRRRNAMPAGTPVEGGECVRFGDNQLDLSARTLLQNNQPVVITSGEFSLLAAFVCHPHRPLSRERLIELARGPGSDTDSRSMDVQVSRVRKLVEPDPTRPRYLQTVWGYGYVFVPDGTPRSR encoded by the coding sequence ATGGCCAAGAACACCATGATCTGGGTGGTGGATGACGACCCAGAGCTGAGAAAGATGGTCGGCACCTACCTGATCGACCAGGGCTACGAGGTGCGCAGTCTCTGCGATGTGAAGCAATTCGAGGCACGTCTGGAGTGCCAACGCCCAGACCTGGTGGTTCTTGATCTGATGCTGCCGGGCGATGATGGTTTGACGGCGTTGCGGAGGCTGCGGGATGCCGGGGATGATCTGCCCGTTGTCATGCTCACGGCACGCGCCGATGGCGTTGATCGGATCATCGGGCTCGAACAGGGAGCTGATGACTACCTCGCCAAACCGTTCCTGCCCCGGGAACTCACGGCCCGGATCGAAGCCGTGCTCAGGCGGCGCAACGCCATGCCTGCGGGAACCCCTGTGGAAGGAGGGGAATGCGTCCGTTTTGGCGACAACCAGCTCGACCTTTCCGCCCGCACTCTGCTGCAGAACAACCAGCCGGTGGTGATCACCAGTGGTGAGTTCAGTCTTCTGGCCGCCTTTGTTTGCCATCCGCATCGCCCACTGTCGCGGGAGCGACTGATCGAACTGGCCCGAGGGCCCGGCAGCGACACCGACAGCCGCAGCATGGACGTTCAGGTGTCGCGGGTGCGCAAGCTTGTGGAGCCGGATCCAACCCGCCCTCGCTACCTGCAGACGGTTTGGGGCTATGGCTATGTATTCGTGCCTGACGGCACGCCAAGATCCCGCTGA
- a CDS encoding DUF4335 domain-containing protein, which translates to MLKTTYQYEQTAARLVVEGFPDLSAGHSSDAIGILSAWRLQLVGAPELEGTRDHLEALMAAVMPYARHRLSGVQRRFGQESGFVCIGPDQAHHQLELRSSRDGVEPLQLKLDDAEFADLVRCLDRLRLDSRVKLTWAFPEEQPLQRQEIIDRIPLQKRLGPPLLAGVALACSLATAWLVPLPQEIKESSPAAAPLDRPDIEPEPEAETQTDR; encoded by the coding sequence ATGTTGAAAACGACGTACCAATACGAACAAACGGCGGCGCGGCTGGTGGTGGAGGGCTTTCCCGACCTCTCGGCCGGCCACAGCAGTGATGCGATCGGAATCCTGTCGGCCTGGCGGTTGCAACTGGTGGGGGCCCCGGAGCTGGAAGGAACCCGGGACCACCTCGAGGCCCTGATGGCTGCGGTGATGCCCTACGCCAGACATCGCTTGTCGGGCGTGCAGCGCCGTTTTGGCCAGGAAAGCGGTTTTGTGTGCATTGGGCCGGATCAGGCCCACCATCAATTGGAACTGCGCAGCAGTCGGGACGGCGTTGAGCCGCTGCAGCTCAAGCTCGATGATGCCGAATTTGCCGACCTGGTGCGCTGCCTCGATCGTTTGCGGCTCGACAGCCGGGTCAAACTGACCTGGGCCTTCCCCGAGGAGCAACCCCTCCAGCGGCAGGAGATCATCGATCGCATTCCTTTGCAGAAACGGCTCGGACCTCCACTTCTCGCCGGGGTTGCCCTCGCCTGTTCCTTGGCCACGGCATGGCTTGTTCCCTTGCCTCAGGAGATCAAGGAATCCTCACCAGCAGCAGCACCCTTGGACAGGCCGGACATTGAGCCAGAACCAGAGGCAGAAACACAGACGGATCGTTGA
- a CDS encoding DUF3038 domain-containing protein, protein MTEAPSPTVHNGGARLSRRGVERLDLLLLTVEALDLNGGEAMVWTSQQMGLQAQFPNRVELWKRRCHNPLRRTTCRDQLNPVDAESLICLVCAMAERLYPMLHQLLSSREPEQLTQQRWQLLHERLRDLIEERMNLRREAVVRLLRMDPAGPQQRQLISTLAFCAGPGGINRLRATLLDPTP, encoded by the coding sequence ATGACTGAAGCTCCATCACCCACCGTCCACAACGGGGGGGCACGTCTCAGCCGACGGGGGGTCGAGCGGCTCGATCTGCTGCTGTTGACCGTCGAGGCTCTTGACCTCAATGGCGGCGAGGCGATGGTGTGGACCAGCCAGCAGATGGGTTTACAGGCGCAATTCCCCAATCGCGTTGAGCTCTGGAAGCGACGCTGTCACAACCCCCTCAGACGCACCACGTGTCGGGACCAGCTCAACCCCGTGGATGCCGAATCCCTGATTTGCCTGGTCTGTGCCATGGCCGAACGGCTGTATCCAATGCTCCACCAACTCCTGTCGAGCCGCGAGCCGGAACAGCTCACTCAACAGCGCTGGCAGTTGTTGCATGAGCGTTTGCGCGATCTCATTGAGGAGCGCATGAATCTGAGGCGTGAAGCGGTTGTTCGCCTGCTCAGGATGGATCCTGCGGGACCTCAGCAGCGCCAGCTGATCAGCACCCTGGCCTTCTGTGCAGGCCCGGGTGGAATCAATCGTCTCCGCGCCACTCTGCTCGACCCCACCCCTTAG
- a CDS encoding adenine phosphoribosyltransferase — MMAGAQPLRHPNLDFQSHIRSIPDFPKPGILFRDINPLLRSPEAMAEVLGQLGGVCDQLKPDVIVGIESRGFLFGVPLACERGLGFVPARKQGKLPGEVIGRDYVLEYGTARVEMQADAFEPSQRVLVVDDLLATGGTASATAALVKQAGACLVGFAFVIELEGLGGRSALPAGHPVESLVRYG; from the coding sequence ATGATGGCAGGGGCCCAGCCATTGCGTCACCCGAATTTGGACTTTCAGTCGCACATTCGTTCAATTCCCGACTTTCCCAAGCCTGGAATCCTGTTCCGAGACATCAACCCGCTCCTCCGATCACCAGAGGCCATGGCCGAGGTGCTTGGGCAGCTTGGTGGGGTGTGCGACCAGTTGAAGCCCGATGTGATCGTGGGGATCGAGTCCCGGGGCTTCCTGTTTGGTGTCCCTTTGGCCTGTGAACGAGGGCTTGGTTTTGTGCCCGCACGGAAGCAGGGAAAGCTCCCTGGTGAGGTGATCGGTCGGGACTATGTCCTGGAGTACGGGACCGCTCGGGTTGAGATGCAGGCCGACGCCTTTGAGCCGTCCCAGCGGGTTCTGGTGGTGGACGATCTGCTCGCCACGGGCGGCACCGCTTCGGCCACGGCAGCCCTGGTGAAGCAGGCCGGTGCCTGCTTGGTGGGCTTTGCTTTCGTGATTGAGTTGGAGGGGCTGGGGGGACGCAGCGCTTTGCCCGCAGGCCACCCCGTGGAATCGTTGGTGCGTTACGGCTGA
- a CDS encoding DUF2949 domain-containing protein, with protein MVMSSQRQPPPAEALLHFLQRRLGVSPSALELGLRQAELEQAPLPIVLWSFGLLSLNQLEEVFDWQNNQP; from the coding sequence ATGGTGATGTCCAGCCAGCGGCAACCCCCGCCAGCCGAGGCCCTGTTGCACTTTCTCCAGCGCCGTCTCGGCGTGAGCCCCAGCGCCCTGGAGCTGGGGCTACGCCAGGCGGAACTGGAGCAGGCCCCGCTCCCGATTGTGCTGTGGAGCTTCGGGTTGTTGAGCCTGAACCAGCTCGAAGAGGTCTTCGACTGGCAGAACAATCAGCCGTAA